A window of Ictidomys tridecemlineatus isolate mIctTri1 chromosome 1, mIctTri1.hap1, whole genome shotgun sequence contains these coding sequences:
- the Dok3 gene encoding docking protein 3, whose protein sequence is MEPVETPIKDGVLYQQHVKFGKKSWRKVWALLYAGGPSGVARLESWDIRDGGLGPAGDRSAGPGRRGERRIIRLADCVSVLPADGESCPRDTGAFLLTTTERSHLLAAQHRQSWMNPICQLAFPGTGECSSGPGEAESPKRGLVPMEENSIYSSWQGASEFPVVVQRTEAAVRCQLKGPYLLVLGQDTIQLRGTASPQVLYSWPYHFLRKFGSDKGVFSFEAGRRCDSGEGLFAFSSPRAPDMCGSVAAAIARQRELLPERAVARPCPLPRATSLPSLDPPGELQEVSPGADLPTCRRAPVVDPGPQSLPLLLGPAPEEPVSDLYASVCKRASGPPATIEHLYENVCLLEASPGLPNGGPELQESLSGGHSPVASPIYHNSEDLSWSSPTHDSNLEAQYRRLLELELDEAGGTSRSGSQAGFKAKLVTLLGRERRKGPSHCD, encoded by the exons ATGGAGCCCGTGGAGACTCCCATCAAGGATGGCGTTCTCTACCAGCAGCACGTCAAGTTTGGCAAG AAGTCCTGGCGGAAAGTGTGGGCTCTGCTGTATGCAGGAGGCCCATCAGGCGTGGCTCGCCTAGAGAGCTGGGACATTCGGGATGGTGGCTTGGGGCCAGCAGGGGACAGATCTGCAGGGCCTGGCCGGAGGGGGGAACGGAGGATCATCCGCTTGGCTGACTGTGTGTCTGTGCTGCCCGCTGATGGTGAGAGTTGTCCCCGGGACACTGGTGCTTTCCTGCTCACTACCACCGAACGAAGCCACCTGCTGGCTGCACAGCACCGCCAGTCCTGGATGAACCCCATCTGCCAGCTGGCCTTCCCG GGCACAGGGGAGTGCTCCTCAGGACCAGGAGAAGCTGAGTCGCCCAAGAGGGGCCTCGTCCCCATGGAGGAAAATTCCATCTACTCTTCCTGGCAGGGAG CGAGTGAGTTTCCAGTGgtggtgcagaggactgaggCTGCTGTCCGCTGCCAGCTAAAGGGACCCTACCTCCTGGTGCTGGGCCAAGACACCATCCAGTTGAGGGGAACTGCCAGCCCCCAGGTCCTCTACAGCTGGCCCTACCACTTCCTGCGCAAGTTTGGCTCTGACAAG GGCGTGTTCTCCTTTGAGGCTGGCCGCCGCTGTGACTCAGGCGAGGGCCTCTTTGCCTTTAGCAGCCCACGTGCCCCTGACATGTGTGGGTCTGTGGCTGCTGCCATCGCCCGCCAACGGGAACTGCTGCCAGAACGGGCTGTTGCCAGGCCTTGCCCCCTGCCTCGCgccacctcccttccctccttggACCCCCCTGGGGAGCTTCAGGAGGTGTCACCAGGGGCTGATCTGCCCACCTGCAGAAGGGCACCTGTGGTCGATCCCGGGCCCCAAAGCCTACCGTTACTACTGGGCCCTGCGCCTGAGGAGCCAGTGTCCGATCTCTACGCGTCGGTGTGCAAGCGTGCCAGTGGACCCCCAGCCACCATCGAGCACCTCTATGAGAACGTGTGCCTGCTGGAGGCCAGTCCTGGACTGCCCAATGGGGGCCCTGAGCTCCAAGAGAGCCTTTCTGGTGGCCACAGCCCTGTAGCCAGCCCCATCTATCACAATAGCGAGGACCTGAGCTGGTCCAGCCCCACCCATGATAGCAACCTTGAGGCTCAGTACCGGCGACTGCTAGAGCTGGAGCTTGATGAGGCAGGTGGCACCAGCCGCTCTGGCAGTCAGGCAGGCTTCAAGGCCAAGCTGGTGACACTGCTGGGTCGAGAGCGGAGGAAGGGTCCTAGTCACTGTGACTGA
- the Ddx41 gene encoding putative ATP-dependent RNA helicase DDX41 — MEESEPERKRARPDDATAGGSRSEDEDEDDEDYVPYVPLRQRRQLLLQKLLQRRRKGAAEEEQQDSSSEPRGDEDDIPLGPQSNVSLLDQHQHLKEKAEARKESAKEKQLKEEEKILESVAEGRALMSVKEMAKGITYDDPIKTSWTPPRYVLSMSEERHERVRKKYHILVEGDGIPPPIKSFKEMKFPAAILRGLKKKGILHPTPIQIQGIPTILSGRDMIGIAFTGSGKTLVFTLPVIMFCLEQEKRLPFSKREGPYGLIICPSRELARQTHGILEYYCRLLQEDSSPLLRCALCIGGMSVKEQMETIRHGVHMMVATPGRLMDLLQKKMVSLDICRYLALDEADRMIDMGFEGDIRTIFSYFKGQRQTLLFSATMPKKIQNFAKSALVKPVTINVGRAGAASLDVIQEVEYVKEEAKMVYLLECLQKTPPPVLIFAEKKADVDAIHEYLLLKGVEAVAIHGGKDQEERTKAIEAFREGKKDVLVATDVASKGLDFPAIQHVINYDMPEEIENYVHRIGRTGRSGNTGIATTFINKACDESVLMDLKALLLEAKQKVPPVLQVLHPGDESMLDIGGERGCAFCGGLGHRITDCPKLEAMQTKQVSNIGRKDYLAHSSMDF; from the exons ATGGAGGAGTCGGAACCCGAGCGGAAG CGCGCCCGCCCGGACGACGCGACCGCAGGAGGAAGCCGCTCCGAGGATGAGGATGAGGACGATGAGGATTACGTGCCCTATGTGCCGCTGCGACAGCGCCGACAACTTCTG CTCCAGAAACTGCTGCAGCGAAGACGCAAGGGAGCTGCAGAGGAAGAGCAGCAGGACAGCAGCAGTGAGCCCCGAGGAGATGAGGACGACATCCCTTTGGGCCCTCAGTCCAACGTCAGCCTCCTGGATCAGCATCAGCACCTCAAAGAGAAGGCTGAAG CACGCAAGGAATCTGCTAAGGAGAAGCAactaaaagaagaagagaagattCTGGAGAGTGTGGCTGAAGGCCGAG CCTTGATGTCAGTGAAGGAGATGGCCAAGGGCATTACATATGATGACCCAATCAAAACCAG TTGGACACCACCCCGTTACGTCCTGAGCATGTCTGAAGAGCGGCATGAACGAGTTCGGAAGAAGTACCACATCCTGGTGGAGGGAGATGGTATCCCACCACCCATCAAGAGCTTTAAGGAAATGAAGTTTCCTGCAG CCATCCTGCGAGGCCTAAAGAAAAAAGGCATTCTCCACCCAACACCTATTCAGATCCAAGGTATCCCTACCAT TCTTTCGGGCCGGGACATGATTGGCATTGCCTTCACGGGGTCAGGCAAGACGTTGGTGTTCACACTGCCCGTCATCATGTTCTGTCTGGAACAAGAGAAGCGGTTGCCTTTCTCTAAGCGTGAGGGGCCCTATGGACTCATCATCTGCCCCTCG CGGGAACTGGCCCGGCAAACCCATGGCATCCTGGAATATTACTGCCGCCTGCTGCAGGAGGACAGCTCACCTCTCCTGCgctgtgctctctgcattggGGGCATGTCTGTCAAAGAGCAGATGGAAACCATCCGACA TGGTGTACATATGATGGTGGCCACCCCTGGACGCCTCATGGATTTACTACAGAAGAAGATGGTCAGCCTAGACATCTGTCGCTACCTGGCCCTGGATGAGGCTGACCGCATGATTGACATGGGTTTTGAGGGCGACATCCGCACCATCTTTTCCTACTTCAAG GGCCAGCGGCAGACTCTACTCTTCAGTGCTACCATGCCAAAGAAGATTCAGAACTTTGCCAAGAGTGCCCTGGTAAAGCCTGTTACCATCAATGTGGGGCGTGCTGGGGCCGCCAGCCTGGATGTCATTCAG GAGGTGGAATACGTGAAGGAAGAGGCCAAGATGGTATACCTGCTTGAGTGCCTGCAGAAGACCCCCCCTCCT GTGCTCATCTTTGCAGAAAAGAAGGCTGATGTGGACGCCATCCATGAGTATCTGCTGCTCAAAGGAGTTGAGGCTGTTGCCATCCATGGGGGCAAAG ACCAGGAGGAACGGACCAAAGCCATTGAGGCATTCCGGGAGGGCAAGAAGGATGTCCTGGTGGCCACAGATGTGGCCTCCAAAGGCCTGGACTTCCCTGCTATCCAGCACGTCATCAATTACGACATGCCTGAGGAAATCGAGAACTACG TGCACCGAATTGGCCGCACAGGGCGCTCAGGAAACACAGGCATTGCTACGACCTTCATTAACAAGGCCTGCG ATGAGTCAGTGCTGATGGATCTCAAGGCCCTGCTGCTAGAGGCCAAGCAGAAGGTGCCACCTGTACTACAAGTGCTGCACCCCGGGGACGAGTCCATGCTGGACATTGGAG GAGAACGTGGTTGTGCCTTCTGTGGGGGCCTGGGCCATCGGATCACTGACTGCCCCAAACTTGAGGCCATGCAGACCAAGCAGGTCAGCAACATTGGCCGCAAGGACTACCTGGCCCACAGCTCCATGGACTTCTGA